In Daphnia magna isolate NIES linkage group LG5, ASM2063170v1.1, whole genome shotgun sequence, a single genomic region encodes these proteins:
- the LOC116922347 gene encoding BLOC-1-related complex subunit 5 — translation MGIEQSAPTQSSGVKSSTTNPHNKTRQDTAQTSDENDRSSPHPSLCSSDVDVPYVSYTVNRPIGESPKHQGKPSTRSAKNYGVSYAPSHPLKGRNIVVVSQKSMLDDGEEDSEILNLGRIPLFLPIIRSSLSTTHPREPDIVDRLDSGALQNIVGLLEGLMKQNADLVASDQNQLTQSSKDIEAQLAAIMMALTERQKLYAKYAEKLARIHEVSHSLTRCHLALATAMDSIETLNRQLPIPERLEEFIWSTG, via the exons ATGGGTATTGAGCAAAGTGCGCCTACTCAGTCGTCAGGGGTGAAGAGCTCGACAACCAATCCTCATAATAAAACACGGCAAGATACGGCTCAAACTTCTGATGAGAATGATCGTTCTTCTCCACATCCAAGTCTGTGTTCTTCGGATGTTGATGTTCCTTACGTTTCATATACGGTCAACAGGCCGATTGGAG AATCTCCCAAACATCAAGGAAAACCAAGTACGAGAAGTGCCAAAAATTATGGAGTCTCGTATGCTCCTTCACATCCATTAAAAGGAAGAAACATAGTGGTTGTCTCCCAAAAATCAATGCTTGATGATGGAGAAGAAGACTCTGAGATTCTCAACTTAGGA aGAATACCTTTGTTTTTGCCAATCATTCGGAGTTCATTGTCTACAACTCATCCAAGGGAACCAGACATTGTTGATCGCCTTGACAGTGGAGCTTTGCAAAATATTGTGGGACTTCTTGAAGGACTTATGAAACAAAATGCAGATCTAGTGGCTTCTGATCAGAATCAGCTTACTCAGAGCTCAAAAGATATTGAAGCCCAACTTGCAGCAATAATGATGGCGCTAACGGAAAGGCAAAAACTGTATGCCAAATACGCTGAAAAACTGGCCCGAATCCACGAGGTCTCACATTCTTTAACACGTTGCCACTTGGCACTCGCAACAGCTATGGATAGCATTGAAACCTTGAATCGCCAGTTGCCGATACCGGAACGCCTGGAAGAATTCATCTGGTCTACTGGTTAA